A window of the Mus pahari chromosome 1, PAHARI_EIJ_v1.1, whole genome shotgun sequence genome harbors these coding sequences:
- the Cd2bp2 gene encoding CD2 antigen cytoplasmic tail-binding protein 2 — MPKRKVTFQGVGDEDDEDEISVPKKKLVDPVAAAGGPGSRFKGKHSLDSDEEDDDDEGSSKYDILASEDVEGQEAATLPSEGGVRITPFNLQEEMEEGHFDADGNYFLNQDAQIRDSWLDNIDWVRIKERPPDKHQVSDSEEEDSLGQTPMSAQALLEGLLELLLPRETVAGALRRLGARGGGKGSNSKGTGRPSSPQRLDRLSGLADQMVARGNLGVYQETRERLAMRLKGLGCRTQGAHDPTPPPSLDMFAEEVAEGELETPTPTHREEAEKAGDGLMDVMWEYKWENTGDAELYGPFTSAQMQTWVSEGYFPDGVYCRKLDPPGGQFYNSKRIDFELYT; from the exons ATGCCAAAGAGGAAAGTGACTTTTCAGGGTGTTGGAGATGAGGATGATGAAGATGAAATCAGTGTTCCCAAAAAGAAG CTGGTGGACCCTGTGGCTgcagcaggtggtcctgggagcCGCTTCAAAGGCAAGCACTCTTTAGACAgtgatgaagaagatgatgatgatgaggggTCCAGCAAATACGATATCCTGGCCTCTGAGGATGTAGAAG gtcaggaagcagctACTCTCCCTAGTGAGGGCGGTGTGAGGATCACACCCTTCAACCtgcaggaagagatggaggaaggccACTTTGATGCTGATGGCAACTACTTCCTGAACCAGGATGCACAGATCCGAGACAGCTGGCTGGACAACATTGACTGG GTGAGGATCAAGGAACGGCCACCTGATAAACACCAGGTTTCAGACTCAGAGGAGGAAGACAGCCTGGGTCAGACTCCAATGAGCGCCCAAGCACTCCTAGAGGGACTTTTGGAGTTGTTATTGCCAAGAGAGACAGTGGCTGGGGCCCTTAGGCGGCTGGGGGCCCgaggaggaggcaaagggagCAACAGCAAGGGGACGGGACGGCCCAGTTCCCCCCAGCGGCTAGACCGGCTGTCTGGGTTAGCTGACCAAATGGTGGCTCGAGGCAACCTTGGTGTGTACCAGGAAACAAGGGAACGGCTGGCTATGCGACTAAAGGGTTTGGGGTGTCGGACCCAGGGAGCCCATGACCCCACACCTCCACCCTCCCTGGACATGTTTGCTGAGGAAGTGGCAGAGGGTGAACTGGAAACCCCAACCCCTACCCACAGAGAAG aggcagagaaagcaggagacGGTCTGATGGATGTGATGTGGGAGTATAAATGGGAGAACACAGGGGACGCTGAGCTATATGGACCCTTCACCAGTGCCCAGATGCAG ACGTGGGTGAGTGAAGGTTACTTCCCGGACGGTGTTTATTGTCGGAAGCTGGACCCTCCTGGTGGCCAGTTCTACAATTCCAAGCGCATTGATTTTGAGCTGTACACGTGA
- the Tbc1d10b gene encoding TBC1 domain family member 10B: protein METGPAPLVPPPRRHGAPAAPSPPPRGSRAEPVFVVAPGPPVTTATSAPVDLVAPGEARPACVPGSSQTSASTPTTATGSTVVMLTLEASPEAAKTQEFPAPAAETETSVALALGTDTPKTEEARASPVPGPGTPTRTPSRTAPGALTAKPPLAPKPGTTVASGVTARGGAGQVAGGHGAATSASAGPVPEDPSGPVTGPPGTCEAPAPTPVAVVTVTPAPEPVENFQDLGSTSSLGPGISGPRGQAPDTLSYLDSVSLMSGTLESLPDDVSSMGSDSEINGMALRKTDKYGFLGGSQYSGSLESSIPVDVARQRELKWLEMFSNWDKWLSRRFQKVKLRCRKGIPSSLRAKAWQYLSNSKELLEQNPGKFEELERAAGDPKWLDVIEKDLHRQFPFHEMFAARGGHGQQDLYRILKAYTIYRPDEGYCQAQAPVAAVLLMHMPAEQAFWCLVQICDKYLPGYYSAGLEAIQLDGEIFFALLRRVSPLAHRHLRRQRIDPVLYMTEWFMCIFARTLPWASVLRVWDMFFCEGVKIIFRVALVLLRHTLGSVEKLRSCQGMYETMEQLRNLPQQCMQEDFLVHEVTNLPVTEAWIERENAAQLKKWRETRGELQYRPSRRLHGSRAIHEERRRQQPPLGPSSSLLSLPSLKSRGSRAVGGAPSPPPPVRRASAGPVPGAVVTAEGLHPSLPSPTGNSTPLGTSKEIRRQEKERQKQEKDREKERQRQEKERERQEKERQKWEREQEKEQQKQEKERQKLEKKGQGRKLSLRRKADGPPASHDGGDRSAAEARQDAYF, encoded by the exons ATGGAGACGGGCCCGGCGCCCCTTGTGCCCCCGCCGCGCCGCCACGGCGCCCCCGCTGCCCCTTCGCCCCCGCCCCGGGGTTCCCGGGCCGAACCGGTCTTCGTGGTGGCACCGGGACCGCCAGTGACTACAGCCACTTCGGCCCCCGTCGACCTGGTGGCCCCCGGGGAGGCTCGGCCCGCCTGTGTCCCGGGATCATCACAGACCTCGGCCTCGACACCCACGACAGCTACCGGCAGCACGGTGGTGATGCTGACCCTGGAGGCCTCACCCGAAGCCGCGAAGACGCAAGAGTTCCCCGCACCAGCGGCAGAGACCGAGACGTCGGTGGCCTTGGCTTTGGGGACAGACACTCCAAAGACGGAAGAGGCTCGAGCCTCTCCTGTCCCAGGACCGGGGACCCCCACTCGGACACCTTCCAGAACGGCGCCTGGAGCCCTGACTGCCAAACCCCCGCTTGCCCCCAAGCCGGGGACCACAGTGGCTTCAGGAGTGACTGCACGGGGTGGAGCAGGACAGGTGGCAGGTGGACATGGAGCTGCGACATCAGCATCAGCAGGGCCGGTGCCTGAGGACCCCTCAGGGCCTGTCACAGGCCCCCCCGGGACGTGCGAGGCTCCGGCTCCGACTCCGGTGGCTGTGGTGACAGTGACCCCAGCTCCGGAGCCTGTTGAAAACTTTCAAGACCTGGGCTCCACGTCCAGTCTAGGACCTGGCATCTCGGGGCCTCGGGGCCAGGCCCCAGACACCCTGAGCTACTTGGACTCCGTAAGCCTCATGTCAGGGACCTTGGAGTCCTTGCCGGATGATGTGAGTTCCATGGGTTCAGACTCGGAGATAAATGGGATGGCCCTGCGCAAGACGGACAAGTATGGTTTCCTTGGGGGCAGCCAGTACTCAGGCAGCCT AGAGAGCTCTATTCCGGTGGATGTGGCTCGCCAGCGGGAGCTCAAGTGGCTGGAGATGTTCAGTAACTGGGATAAGTGGCTGTCACGGCGTTTCCAGAAG GTAAAGCTGCGCTGCCGGAAAGGAATCCCCTCCTCTCTGAGAGCCAAGGCCTGGCAGTACCTGTCTAATAGCAAGGAACTCCTGGAGCAGAACCCGGGCAAGTTTGAG GAGCTGGAACGGGCCGCTGGGGACCCCAAGTGGCTGGACGTGATTGAGAAGGACCTACATCGCCAGTTCCCTTTCCATGAGATGTTTGCTGCTCGAGGCGGGCATGG GCAACAGGACCTGTACCGAATCCTGAAGGCCTATACCATCTACAGGCCTGACGAGGGCTACTGTCAGGCCCAGGCCCCAGTGGCTGCCGTGTTGCTAATGCACATGCCTGCTGAG CAAGCGTTTTGGTGCCTGGTACAGATCTGCGACAAGTACCTCCCAGGTTACTACAGTGCAGGGCTG GAAGCCATTCAGTTGGATGGAGAAATCTTTTTTGCACTCCTGCGCCGGGTCTCTCCGCTGGCACATCGTCACCTTCGGCGGCAGCGCATTGACCCTGTGCTCTACATGACAGAGTGGTTCATGTGCATCTTTGCCCGCACCCTCCCCTGGGCTTCAGTGCTGCGTGTCTGGGACATGTTTTTCTGTGAAG GCGTTAAGATCATCTTCCGAGTGGCTCTGGTCTTACTGCGACACACACTGGGTTCTGTGGAAAAGCTGCGCTCATGTCAAGGCATGTATGAAACCATGGAGCAGCTTCGAAACCTGCCACAACAGTGTATGCAGGAGGACTTCCTGGTGCATGAG GTAACCAACCTCCCAGTGACAGAAGCATGGATTGAGCGGGAGAACGCAGCCCAACTGAAGAAGTGGCGAGAAACTAGGGGAGAGCTGCAGTATCGGCCCTCACGGCGACTACACGGCTCCCGAGCCATCCATGAGGAACGCAGGCGGCAGCAGCCACCCCTGGGCCCTTCCTCTAgcctcctcagcctccctagtCTCAAGAGCAGAGGCTCCCGGGCAGTTGGAGGGGCTCCTTCCCCACCACCTCCTGTCCGCAGGGCCAGTGCTGGGCCCGTCCCTGGGGCTGTCGTCACTGCTGAGGGACTGCATCCATCCCTTCCTTCACCTACTGGCAACAGCACCCCACTAGGCACCAGCAAGGAGATCAGGCGGCAGGAGAAAGAGCggcagaaacaggagaaagaTCGAGAGAAGGAGcggcagagacaagagaaggagCGGGAAAGGCAGGAGAAGGAGCGGCAGAAGtgggaaagagagcaagagaaggaacagcagaagcaggaaaaggagCGGCAGAAGCTGGAGAAGAAAGGCCAAGGCCGGAAACTTTCCTTGCGTCGAAAGGCAGATGGTCCCCCGGCATCCCATGATGGTGGGGACAGGTCAGCGGCTGAGGCCCGGCAGGATGCTTACTTCTGA
- the Mylpf gene encoding myosin regulatory light chain 2, skeletal muscle isoform, which produces MAPKKAKRRAGAEGSSNVFSMFDQTQIQEFKEAFTVIDQNRDGIIDKEDLRDTFAAMGRLNVKNEELDAMMKEASGPINFTVFLTMFGEKLKGADPEDVITGAFKVLDPEGKGTIKKQFLEELLTTQCDRFSQEEIKNMWAAFPPDVGGNVDYKNICYVITHGDAKDQE; this is translated from the exons ATG GCACCCAAGAAGGCCAAGAGAAGGGCAGGAGCGGAAGGGAGTTCCAATGTCTTCTCCATGTTTGACCAGACTCAGATCCAGGAGTTCAaggag GCGTTCACTGTAATTGATCAGAACAGGGATGGCATTATCGACAAGGAGGATCTTCGGGACACCTTTGCAGCCATGG GCCGTCTCAATGTGAAGAATGAGGAACTTGACGCTATGATGAAGGAAGCCAGTGGGCCCATCAACTTCACTGTCTTCCTGACCATGTTTGGGGAAAAGCTTAAGG GTGCGGACCCCGAGGATGTGATCACTGGAGCCTTCAAGGTCCTGGACCCAGAAGGGAAGGGCACCATCAAAAAGCAGTT CTTGGAGGAGCTGCTTACCACGCAGTGCGACCGATTTTCCCAGGAGGAG ATCAAGAACATGTGGGCAGCCTTCCCCCCAGATGTGGGCGGCAACGTGGACTACAAGAACATCTGCTATGTCATCACACACGGTGACGCTAAGGACCAGGAATAG
- the Septin1 gene encoding septin-1 yields MDKEYVGFAALPNQLHRKSVKKGFDFTLMVAGESGLGKSTLINSLFLTNLYEDRQVPDASARTAQTLTIERRGVEIEEGGIKVKLTLVDTPGFGDSVDCSDCWLPVVRFVEEQFEQYLRDESGLNRKNIQDSRVHCCLYFISPFGRGLRPLDVAFLRAVHEKVNIIPVIGKADALMPRETQVLKQKIRDQLKEEEINIYQFPECDSDEDEEFKKQNEEMKENIPFAVVGSCEVVRDGTRPVRGRRYSWGTVEVENPHHCDFLNLRRMLVQTHLQDLKEVTHDLLYEGYRARCLQSLARPGARDRASRSKLSRQSATEIPLPMLPLADTEKLIREKDEELRRMQEMLEKMQAQMQQSQAQGEQSDAL; encoded by the exons ATG GACAAGGAATATGTGGGCTTTGCTGCCCTGCCCAACCAGCTGCATCGCAAGTCTGTCAAGAAGGGGTTTGACTTCACACTCATGGTGGCAG GGGAGTCAGGCCTGGGGAAATCCACCCTCATCAACAGCTTGTTCCTCACCAACCTCTACGAGGATCGGCAGGTGCCAGATGCCAGTG CTCGCACCGCACAAACTCTGACCATTGAGCGCCGGGGTGTGGAGATTGAGGAGGGAGGTATCAAGGTGAAGTTAACCTTGGTGGACACGCCTGGCTTCGGGGACTCTGTGGACTGCTCAGActg CTGGCTGCCCGTGGTTCGCTTCGTTGAGGAACAGTTTGAGCAATACCTGAGGGATGAGAGTGGCTTGAACAGGAAGAACATCCAGGATTCCAGAGTCCACTGCTGCCTCTACTTCATCTCACCGTTTGGCCGAGG GCTCCGGCCCCTAGATGTGGCTTTCCTCCGGGCAGTGCACGAGAAAGTCAATATCATCCCGGTCATCGGCAAAGCAGATGCCCTGATGCCTAGGgagactcaggtcctcaagcaGAAG ATCCGGGACCAGTTGAAAGAGGAGGAGATCAACATCTATCAGTTCCCAGAGTGTGACTCTGATGAGGACGAAGAATTcaagaaacagaatgaagaaatgaag GAAAACATCCCTTTCGCAGTCGTTGGGTCTTGTGAAGTGGTGAGGGATGGAACCCGACCAGTGAGGGGACGGCGCTACTCCTGGGGTACCGTGGAGG TGGAGAACCCACATCACTGCGATTTCCTGAACCTGAGGCGGATGTTGGTGCAGACCCACCTTCAGGACTTGAAAGAGGTGACCCACGATCTGCTCTACGAGGGCTACCGGGCTCGCTGCCTACAGAGTCTGGCTCGACCTGGGGCCCGGGATCGAGCCAGCCGCAG CAAGCTTTCCCGACAAAGTGCCACAGAGATCCCGCTGCCCATGTTGCCTCTGGCTGACACTGAGAAGTTGATTCGCGAGAAGGACGAAGAG CTGCGCCGCATGCAAGAAATGCTGGAGAAGATGCAAGCCCAGATGCAGCAGAGCCAGGCTCAGGGCGAGCAATCAGATGCGCTGTGA